The following are encoded together in the Lactuca sativa cultivar Salinas chromosome 1, Lsat_Salinas_v11, whole genome shotgun sequence genome:
- the LOC111913443 gene encoding uncharacterized protein LOC111913443, with protein sequence MQSSSIVDASPSFNTHSSNNLTDIADRVVQELLRNDNGFGDDIFDFGVDNNRENTGEDEGVMTNTPTGNLKENEEDTPNEDEIEFEFPVVCRDSNLFPVSTADSQISRSYPLFDRSLLLDVDPNSSNDVDTSGTDPKPSPAARHSLMMLFREDLSASSSSSEADDLDRISPGTYCVWNPKSESHGKHKKSNSISFDNNSKRWKVRDLLKRSYSDDNYSAGKVDIFTPPIATKQKMNNEKVKKTEKTAKLTSAVDGGGIYSKTESNTPVHKAKAGGNRLPPYLPYRPDQQGLYANFTGSSRNFYRY encoded by the coding sequence ATGCAGTCCAGCTCCATAGTCGATGCATCACCGAGCTTCAACACACATTCTTCTAACAACCTCACGGATATTGCAGATAGAGTTGTCCAAGAATTACTTCGAAACGACAATGGATTCGGAGACGATATCTTCGACTTCGGTGTTGATAATAATCGGGAGAATACTGGCGAAGATGAGGGGGTAATGACTAATACTCCTACCGGAAACTTGAAGGAAAATGAGGAAGACACTCCCAACGAAGATGAAATAGAGTTCGAGTTCCCTGTTGTTTGTAGAGACTCTAATCTGTTTCCGGTTTCAACTGCCGACAGTCAGATCTCGCGGAGCTATCCGCTATTCGATAGAAGTTTATTGTTAGACGTCGATCCTAATTCCAGTAACGATGTTGATACTTCGGGGACTGATCCTAAGCCGTCTCCGGCGGCGCGGCATTCTCTGATGATGCTTTTCAGAGAAGATCTCTCGGCGTCGTCTTCCTCGTCAGAGGCGGATGATCTGGACAGAATTTCGCCGGGAACGTACTGCGTCTGGAACCCGAAGTCCGAATCGCATGGAAAGCATAAGAAGAGCAATTCCATATCGTTTGATAATAATTCGAAGAGGTGGAAGGTTCGAGATCTACTCAAGCGAAGCTACAGTGACGACAACTATTCAGCCGGCAAGGTTGACATTTTCACTCCTCCGATTGCAACGAAGCAGAAGATGAACAACGAAAAGGTTAAGAAGACTGAGAAAACTGCTAAATTAACTTCTGCCGTCGACGGCGGTGGAATATATAGTAAGACGGAATCTAATACCCCAGTGCATAAAGCGAAAGCGGGAGGTAACCGTCTTCCGCCGTATCTTCCCTACCGGCCAGATCAGCAAGGTCTATATGCCAATTTCACCGGATCAAGTAGAAATTTTTATCGTTACTAA